ggaagaggaggaggagagagggctGTCAGCAGCAGGGACTGAGCGACCTGGCTGGCAGCGGGCACCAGAAGGGCGCCGGGGCGGCAAGCACCCACCGATGAGGATGAAGCCAATGGCAATGATGTAGGTGAGCATGTAGCCACGGATGGGCTCGCTGTTCCTCCCATAGCCCTTCCCAAAGAAGCCTATGAGAGGGTAGAGCTGGTCCTTGCAGAGACACTGTGGGGAGAGACACGTTGGGGACAGCGGGCTTTGCTGGGGACATGGGATGACAGCATCATGGTGGCTCTTACACCCATAAGAGCAAGGGCTGAACTGGCCTCATGCCTTCGCCAGTGGCAGCATCCTCCTCACCCCAGGGCTGCTCATGGCTGCAAAGCCCTGCAGTGCTGGCTCACGCCCAGGAGCAtcgcctgctcctgctgccaggctCAGGAATGTGAGCTGGGAGACACAGACACACCACTTCCTCACCTGGAAGACTTTGGGGGCTGAGACAAGGCAGGCCAGTGCCGAGGAGAGGGTAGCGCCAAAAATCCCCGCCGTGATGAGGGGGCCGAATCCAGACACCATGCTCATGCTCTGCCCAAAAAACAGGTCATCAGGAACCCCGGCACCCCCAGCGCCCCAACCTCTGCCCTGGCCCTAAGGGATTTCCAGCCCCTGGGCCCCATCCTGCTGCCCTCAGTACTTTCCCATCAACATTATCCAGGCAACAAAGTCCAGCCACGTCCAAAAGCCCAAGGAAGATGCGCTCCCCAGTGCATCCTCATTACACAGGGGCTTTAATGGCACAGGTGCCTCCCAGGATGCGGGGGGCATGGGGCTGCCCCAGGAAACCCATCCCTTGTGGCACAaacccagccaggagcagggcccAGGACGGGTGATGGTGCCGAGCAGCACCTGGTAGTAGTTGCTGAGCCCGTATCGGCAGCTTTGCCGCTGGGCGCAGGCGGTGAAGTTCCAGCCATAGCCGCAGGCCAGTCCCTCGCAGCCCGGCGAGCCCAACGGCACGCTGTCATTCAGGCTGCCCGAGGCATCCCGGACCACGCAGGCACCTGGGGGGACACGCAGCACTGCCCACTCACCTCCTGCACCATCCCAGCAGCCCTccgggggggctggagcagggctggcatCTCTCTGCGGTTTCATGCAATCCAGCCCCACATCCCTGCAACATCCCCCGGGTCCCTGCCACGGGGCTGCCCCGCTGCACGATGGCTGTGAGCAATGCCGTGAGCTGCGATGCCAACCCAGGAGGACTTTGCCCCCCGTGGGAGCAGGAAGGAGGGTTGGCACCTGCAGCTCTTGCCCGAGGTATCAGTGCCAGCATCCACAGCTTGCTCCCAGCTCCCACGCCCTGCATCCTCCCAGGCccattttggggtggggggtcccaCCCAGCTCACCCAAGGACGTGCCACTTACCAATTGTAGCAGAAAGCACCAGGTAAGACACGGTGGTCCAGAAGATGGCCATCAAAGTGCCCTTGGGGATGGCCACAGCAGGATCCTGCCCAAGGGAGTCACAGAGAGATGTCAGACAGCTTTCCAGCAGAACCActaaaatggcattttaattgCGGCTGCTAGACAGGATGAATTTTAATTCACTGCGACACAGAACCAGAGAGCGTCTCTTGCCTGAGCCTTCCCCAAAGtttccagaagaaataaaatgggatCTAAGTTGGATCAAAACCAAAGCCCCAGGGAAAATGGGGCTTGAGCCCTGAGAAATGCCAGCTCGGGCAGCAACAGTCAAAACCCACCTTCAGGTCACCTGAAATGTTGGCTCCAGCCAGGATGCCAGTTGCTGAcgggaagaaaatggaaaacaagccGAAGAAGGAGCCCTCGGGTCCACGCCAGCTGGGCACAAAGTTCTGGGCAAAAATGTCAGCTGgggaggaagcagaggagaaGCATTTGGGGCCTCCCAACCACCATTCTCCTGGCTGAAGCATCTCAGTGTTGGACAGAGGCACACCGCTGGTGGCAGGTCCCCCGTGAGAGGCAAACACCTGCTTTTAATGACATCTCTCAGCGAGGAGCACCTTCCCACAGCAAACTGCTCCCTCAGAAGCCACAGAGAGCCAGGCTCCAGCGATGCACATGGACCTGTTGAGTGTCACCCCAACCCATGGTGGACCCACCTCGATAGCTGAAGAAGCCCTTTGCTTGCTTCTCGGCAGTGGCTGGGATCACTGTCCCCACCAGGTAATTTATGAAGGAAACCAAGATGACCAGGAAAAACAGTATCTGTGCCTGGCAGACCAGAAAGAGCCACCTGAGGGGTTGGGGTTTGGGCACCAAAGAGGGTGAAAAACTCATTAGGAGAAACCCTTGTCTGATTTTGGGGAGTTATGGGCATCCTCTGCTCCTCGAATGCCCGGCAGGCAGCAGGGACGGCTCTGATCAGTCCAGGGGAATAAGGTGAGCAGGAGAAGTGAGCGTTACCTTGGCCTCCCACTCCATGCcggccagggagatgcccagcaGCACTGTCACGGTGACCACCCCGATGATGCGGATGTCGTTGGTGGGGTCCACGATGAGGGAGTTGTGCTCCTGGGGAGGGGAAACCACCCACAACTTGGAAATAACCCTTTTTCTTACCAAACCACTGGGATTACAACAAGTTTTAGCAGCTGGTGGTTGATTATCTGTGGCCCAACAGGAGCACAAATGTTGATAATTAATACAGCGTGTGTGTGGAGgaggtggggatggaggaggtGAGGGGTGGGACCCAGGGAACACACAGAGCCACTTTCTCACCTGCAGCAGGTCCCGGACAGTTTCGGCGAAGCCCACCGTGTGCATGGCCACAGCCACCGCGTTTGCAAAGGCGAAGATCAGCCCGATGGAGCCGCCCAGCTCTGGCCCAAGGCTCCGCGAGATGAGGAAGTAGGTGCCCCCTAAGGTGGTGGGAACATGCCGTGGTGTTACCTGCCTCCACGATGTGTTTTCAGGGGCCCCCCTGCACCTCGCAGCCCGTGCTAGGAGTTTATGtccacagggcagccccagggTGGAGGAGACCCACCCCGGGGTGGCCAGAGGCTGTGCTGGGAGCGCACGCTACCTGACTTCACTTTGCCGTTGGTGGATATGGCGGAGATGGACAAGCCGGTGATGGTGGTCACTGTCACGGACATCAGGATGATGAGCCATGtcagggctgcagggagaggacATGGCTTTGTTCCTGTgtctcccagccccacagagcccccccacATCATCCCATGCTCGATGCTGCTGGCTTCCACCCCCCCATGGGTGTTTTGGGCCACTGGTGCTGCCATCCTGCCCGTGATGTGCCACAGCACCCACCGATTCCCGCCTGGGCCGTGATCCAGGGTAGGCGCAGGTAGAGGATGACTCCCCAGATGTTCAGCATGCAGCGGATCTggggggacagagagggggaGCGGCCCTCAGAGTGCAGGCAcccagggagggctggggccACGCCGGCTCCCCTGCTGCTCCGAGCAAAAAACAACCCACTGCGGAGGACAGGGGAATCGTTCTGAGTGCAGaagcttacagaaaaaaagatatatattgGGAAAAACATCACGATGAGGGGCAAATACATCGTGCCTCTGTTTCAGGGGTGGGAGGGCAGGATGATGCTCCCCATGGGATGAGTCGCACTCACCATCACACCCTTCACCCACCCGAAGCGGACGGGCTCCGGCGTGGGGGCTCTGCCGGGctcccccgccgcctcctccggccCGGGCTCCGGGAGGCCGTTGCTCCGCTGCGGGTCGGACACCGGGGTGCGGAGGTGGCCTGGGTCAGGCTGTGGGGACAGGGGAAGGGTGGTGAGGGCGGGCAGGGCTGAAGGTAGCCAGCCGTTCCCAGAAGGTGCAGGTGGGGCGAGAGCTCTGGCTGAATGCACAGCTGGAAACAGCTGGATTGTCCCTCCCGGGGAAGTGCTGGACCCATCGCAGGGAGCGGTGGCACGGGCAAAGGATGCCGGAGGTGCCGGCGGCACGGCCGAACCCCACCTTACCTTGAGGATGGAGTGCAGGTCCGCCAGCGAGGGCCTGCCCTTCCCGGCATCGCGCACCCCCTTGCTGTTGGCGTAGTGCTCGTAGGCGGGCACCACGTCCACCGTGTTGTAGCCAAAGGTCCTGGTGCAGAGGGTGCCGCCGGAGAGGTGGGTGGGGTGGGCGCTGTCGCAGCCGGCCCCCTCGGCGGGTGCGTAGGGACCCCAGCCGCCCTCCTCCATGCCCAGGAGGGTGCTGATGGTGAAGCGGCCGCTGCagcgggccggggcagcgggcaGCTCCGGGACAGGCAGCTCGGCCATTGCCCCTGCCCAGGTGCCTGCTGGGCAAGGGCCAGAGCAGAGAGGGGCTCCCCGGCTTTATACCCAGCAAAACCGGAGAGAGGCAACTGGCACCCACCCGCTGCTGCTGCTAACAGGGGAAAGGAATCGGCTCGAACCACCCAGAGCtggtcagggggaaaaaaatagctggaAGGGATATCAAAACCGCCATAATCAGTATCGCTGCCTCCCAGCGCTTGATGGGGGCAGTGATAACGGATTTGAGATTAAGTCCCAAGGACAGATCGGCAGAGAAACACAGTCCTGAGTTTGCCTCTGGCCCCAACCCAGGAACATTCAGTTCCCACCAGGATTTATTATGGAAAATGGGAGCAAGACTCCCACGCACCCTCACCCTTCCTTGGGATACTGCCCCAGACCCGGCGGATCCTGTAAACCATCTTGGCCTGCCTCTGAGTTGCTGCCTGTGGCACTGAGCTGTGCTGGATGCGAGGAGGGAAACAGCCCCTTTCTCTCAGGGTGAATCCAGGgggaaggggggtgtgtgtgacacAGAGGGGTGGGAGGGATACCCCTGCCTGGGAGCTGATGCCAAGGGGCTGGAAAGGGGGATGGAAGAGCTGGGGGACACAGAGCAGACACAGTCCCTTCATGATtgcccagggctggagctggcagctctgtggTACCAGGCAGCAGAGATGCCCACAGTCCCAcaacccccctcccctcccaacCCCAAGGAGGGGGAACTGCTGAGCATCCAGCGTTCAAAcccccccccaatcccacccGATTTAAGAAGCCACTTAAACCCTTCCCCACACCACACAAAACACAAGCTGAGGCCACGCTGCTGCTCAGTGTTCAGCCTACAGCCACGGGCAGGTGAGGACAGGGGGAGGGCTGTGCATCTTTTAtacttctgcagctgctgtcacaTGTGCTCTTAAAGATAAGATCGCTGAAGACAGCGGGCAATAAAATTTGAGGGCAGCACCAGAACCCATTTGAATTTCAGCCCCCTGTGCTTTGCAAGTTAATGGAAAATTCGGGCTGCCTACACTGCTGCCTCTGGCTGTCTTTTGCATTCACGCACAAATTTTAACCTGCTTCCTGAGGACTTGCTTCAGCCCTGGTGTATGTTTGTGTGCGAGCAGACACCATCCACAATTGCATGAGCCCCACGTGGGCCAGCAAGCACCCGCTTACCCGAGAAGCCGAggacaggcagccctgcctgcagcactcccctgcctgcacccgcATGGCTCAGCCCTCACAATGCCTGGGCAGCGCCGGGCAAAAGGCGGTGGCGCAGGCGGTGCCGCTGCTGCCGGCctcaggagcagggagaggggagctcAGGACAAGGAAAAAGCCTCACCCCAGCACCTCATGCAGCACCTTCTGCAAGGTAGACACCAGCTTCCTCTCACAACCACAGATGCAGCAGCACACTCATGCCCAGcagaaatggctttatttttagaACCTCATTATTTCATCCAAAACGCTAACTTGCCCAAACCAACACAAAGTCTCTTAAATGGGGATGTGTGGGGGTGTCTGTTAAATGCAGCACGGTCAAAGATGCTCcgggagaggcaggaggactCCAGACGCCGGGCGAAGAACGAAGTGAGTGGTATGATGCAACCCTGGTGTAGTGAAATAGCCGGATAGTAGGATGCGCTTGTCGTCGGCCTGATTCACAACACCAGCTGCAGCAACAATACCGGGGCCGTCCGGCGCTGGGGGCCGcgagcagcagcagagctctgtggCACAGCCCTCTGCTCACGCCGGGAAGCTGCTTCCGCAGGGCCTTCCCTCGCTTCCAGCCGATCCCCCAGTTCATTCGGGCTACCAAATGCATCAAATGAACCTGAATGGAGTTAGGCAGAGAACGCTGCATTGCTTTACACGTGGCTTCTTTTAAAGTTTGCCAAAGTGCTATATTCTGACAGGCTTTAATGACGCTTTAATTGTCCTGCTTCCATCCCCATGGCAAAGGGAACCTACCGCCCTGGGTGACACGGGCCACACAAGCAATGCAGGGGCTCAGGGCTGCAAACCCACCGTGTGGAGCAGGGAGCAATTCCAGGCACTGCAGGGAAGGAAGcctaggaagagaaaaatagatGGTTATTCAGGCAACTGCCAGCAACCCGACCCGATGGGGACAAGGGGGTCATCTCCTGTCCTCTTCTGGACACTGTTTCCATCCTTCCAACTTCACACCCAGAcaaaaacaggacagaaatgCTGGTACAGGGACATGAACAGTATTCGAGCGCTGAACACACCCCAGGGACACAGAACTGGAATTAACAGTATCACCTTATTTCCTCCAGGCTGGAAGGAAAACAACTCCCTTCCTTGAGAGGCAAGGGTTTATTAAGGTCAGGGAGACAAGTGTTGAGAGggtaaacaagaacaaaaaaagttagattaatttttttgaacATAATTCCTTTGGCTCCTGCAAGAAACAAGGTCCAAGTGCTGCCTTACACAAACACAGCAGTGGTGGGAGACCATGGTGGAGAACAGAGGAGCCACCTCATTTAGCAGGTCTCCAGCCACAAAGTCTGGAAAACAACAAAGTCAGGATCGAGATACAGAATCCGCAGTCAGCGGGGAAATCCAAGAAAAGGCAGAGGAGTAGGAATGTATCTCACAGGCTGTAGGCAGTAACCTGACCACATGACCAGCTGAGCCAAGTGTACACCGGGGTAACCATGCAGGCACCACTGtgaaaatacttagaaaaattaACGTTgtgggaataaaaaaaaccccacaaacaccaAAGAAACCAAGCTGAGAAGACAAGTCCCACTGACAGCTCCACAACAGCATTTAGGAGGGGCCTTTGAGGCACATTTCAGCAGGTTTTCTGCTTATTGGCAGAAAACCTGTTCATTCTCACACGAGCTGGTTGTCTTCCATTAGCTCAGTGTGGTTTTTACCAGCAGTCCATGGTTAACCCCTGGGCAgagctttaactttttttttttccctactgacAGGTAACATAAGACAAGTTTATAATGAGTATTTCTAGATTCCCCTGAAACTCCTCTGTAAATCCAGACCACACCAACTCAGACCTCATTCACTGAAGGACGTGCAGACTGTAAAGCTGTAAGAGCTGCCATGCTGATACCGCAGCACTTGTGGATGTTTCACTGCCGATGAGCCACACAAACTCTGTGTGTCTCTGCTGCATCTGTACTGGGACAGAACATCACATGCTCTCAAGGCAGACACCTTTTCACTTTCCTCAAATCTCCTCCAGCAGCATGAGCTGCATTTGACTCAAACTAGTGAGCCACTGTTAGGACATATCACATCTACCTGGCAGATCTTTATTGCTGAGGATTAGTCCCAGAGTAGGAAAAAGCAGATGGAAATTTAATCTGCAGCATTCATACAGACTTTTTTCTTGTATAAAGGGGCAGAGCTCCACCAACTTAGAGATTTGTCAGGTTTATACTGAGAGTAACTTCAGCCCAGATGAACATCCACACCTCTGCTGCAAACTGCCTGGCAAACTACAAACACCAACTTGCTCAGATGTTGCTGCACAGTCACAATTTTTGATTTGATCTGTGCAAGGTTGTCCGAGCACACTTGTCCCCTTTGTGCATGAGGGAAATGGAGGTAGCTCTCGCTGTGCCCTTGACAGCACCACGCTGGAAAAGCCCTGTTGTAAAGGGAGTGCTTAATGACACCACCTTTGAGCAGGCTGTGCCACACACAAGGTATGAATTTAGTGACACCCCAGAAAACCCTCTGAGCAGAGGAGCTATTTAGAAAACCAAGGCTAAGACTGACCATTGGCAAAGTCAGAGCGTGCAGGTACAAAGGGTTAACAAACTtcactccagcagcagcaggtctgCTGGTGAGAAACCTGAGGAGCAGAACCAGGTTGTTCTCTCCAGCAGAATAAGCATGGGGTGGAGAGAAAACAGTGACATCTGGAAAACCATGGGGGTGCCTTATTCAGCAAAGCACCAGTGCATGCGTCAGCATCTACCTCAATGCAGCAAATCCCTTAAAGTCATGCAGAGGAGAGCCAGGTTTGCCAAAGCCAGGCCTAGGCATGGAGCTGGGACCTGCTGCTCTTGGGAACGCGGGAAGATGGATGGGCTGCAACGTTCACCACCTGCACAGACCTAAGAAATCACAGGGCAATcaacaagaaataatttaattccaaCTATCTGTGGCACATTCCGTTATACCTACCACCTCTTGCATCTTGTCTGAAACAGGGCTGGGGCTTACCTTTCCAGGGTTAGTCTCAGGGCTTTGACTCCCTGGGGTTTATTTCCTCTGTCTGTCCATCACAGAAGGACCACCTTGGCTTTTGAAAGTATGAAATAATTCGGTTTCTGCTTAGAAGGGCCCAGAGGCTGGAGTCACAACCACTGAGCATAAAGCAAGCAAACTGCATACAGTCGTCAATTTTCTTTTGCCGACAGCCATGAAGGCCGAGAAGCACCAGACAGCATCTGCTACAGCCATCCTCAAAGGGCAGAGAAAGGGCAACttgctgttttttaaatggtCCCTGGGTTCAATGTTTGACATCAGAAACTGCCGGTGAGGCAGCATGACAGCTCAGATGAGCAGGGATGGGCAAAAGAGAGGAGACCAAGGTCCTGCAAATGGCAGTGGTAAGAGCTGAGCCCCAGAGGACTTCTgcggaggggagagagggaatcACAGTAGGGAAGGTGGCCTTCCCCCTTTCCGAATCGACTCCGGCAGACACTGTCCCTCTCCTGCTCAGGTCAGTGGTTGCCTGAGGACAGGTACAGACTCGACAGCCCCTGTATGGGAGGTGCTTTGATGCTCGGAGTAACTCAGGGACAGGGCTGAGTGCCAGGAAGAAACACAGGAGCAGGGTTTATCCTGCAGGACCATACATGGGGCAATTCTGGCCCATCCAGGACTGCCTGAAGCATCAGGAAAGATGCCCTCACTCTGCCACCTACTCTGGTTCTCTAGGGGACTGGATGAATTGTCAGCTGAGATGTACCAAGAAGCATTCCCACACTGATATGCCAGAAATGCTAATAGCTAATAAGCTTTCCACACTCACCTGTGAATATTTTGTTAGGCAATTCAATTCCCACCCCCCTAAGTAACTCCTTGGTAACTCACCAAATGCCTTTTACTTGCAGGGTGTGGTCCGGGACTCTCTCAGCCTTCAGTTGAAACACTCTTGCCCACGCTACGGGACCACTCAGTGCCACACACAATCCCTAAGCTCTACTGgctggcagccccagcagctggtTTGCTAATGCTGAGACACATGGGTTTGGGTGGCTTAGCAAGCCATCCCTTTGCTTCCTGTCCAAAAGGTTGACAAAATTTATCCTACAGca
The Athene noctua chromosome 9, bAthNoc1.hap1.1, whole genome shotgun sequence DNA segment above includes these coding regions:
- the SLC12A3 gene encoding solute carrier family 12 member 3 isoform X3, with the translated sequence MAELPVPELPAAPARCSGRFTISTLLGMEEGGWGPYAPAEGAGCDSAHPTHLSGGTLCTRTFGYNTVDVVPAYEHYANSKGVRDAGKGRPSLADLHSILKPDPGHLRTPVSDPQRSNGLPEPGPEEAAGEPGRAPTPEPVRFGWVKGVMIRCMLNIWGVILYLRLPWITAQAGIALTWLIILMSVTVTTITGLSISAISTNGKVKSGGTYFLISRSLGPELGGSIGLIFAFANAVAVAMHTVGFAETVRDLLQEHNSLIVDPTNDIRIIGVVTVTVLLGISLAGMEWEAKAQILFFLVILVSFINYLVGTVIPATAEKQAKGFFSYRADIFAQNFVPSWRGPEGSFFGLFSIFFPSATGILAGANISGDLKDPAVAIPKGTLMAIFWTTVSYLVLSATIGACVVRDASGSLNDSVPLGSPGCEGLACGYGWNFTACAQRQSCRYGLSNYYQSMSMVSGFGPLITAGIFGATLSSALACLVSAPKVFQCLCKDQLYPLIGFFGKGYGRNSEPIRGYMLTYIIAIGFILIGWRPSFRYYSKWAALFGATVSVVIMFLLTWWAALIAFGIVIFLLGYVLYKKPDVNWGSSMQASSYNMALNYSVGLSEVDEHIKNYRPQCLVLTGPPNFRPALVDFVGTFTKNLSLMLCGNVLIGPRKQKMPESRLMADGHTKWLVKRKIKAFYTDVVAEDLRIGVQMLIQAAGLGKMRPNILVLGYKRNWQMASPQSLEDYVGILHDAFDFKYGVCLMRMKEGLNVSRVMQAHINPTFEAAEHPEENGISGRAALGTADPIALAGEQQASTIFQSEQGKKTIDIYWLFDDGGLTLLIPYLLGRKKRWGKCKIRVFVGGQINRMDEERKAIVSLLSKFRLGFHEVHILPDINQKPRPEHIKRFDDLIAPFRLNDGFKDEATVNEMRQGCPWKISDEEVDKNRAKSLRQVRLNEILLDYSRDAALIAITLPIGRKGRCPSSLYMAWLETLSQDLRPPIILTRGNQENVLTFYCQ
- the SLC12A3 gene encoding solute carrier family 12 member 3 isoform X1, with the protein product MAELPVPELPAAPARCSGRFTISTLLGMEEGGWGPYAPAEGAGCDSAHPTHLSGGTLCTRTFGYNTVDVVPAYEHYANSKGVRDAGKGRPSLADLHSILKPDPGHLRTPVSDPQRSNGLPEPGPEEAAGEPGRAPTPEPVRFGWVKGVMIRCMLNIWGVILYLRLPWITAQAGIALTWLIILMSVTVTTITGLSISAISTNGKVKSGGTYFLISRSLGPELGGSIGLIFAFANAVAVAMHTVGFAETVRDLLQEHNSLIVDPTNDIRIIGVVTVTVLLGISLAGMEWEAKAQILFFLVILVSFINYLVGTVIPATAEKQAKGFFSYRADIFAQNFVPSWRGPEGSFFGLFSIFFPSATGILAGANISGDLKDPAVAIPKGTLMAIFWTTVSYLVLSATIGACVVRDASGSLNDSVPLGSPGCEGLACGYGWNFTACAQRQSCRYGLSNYYQSMSMVSGFGPLITAGIFGATLSSALACLVSAPKVFQCLCKDQLYPLIGFFGKGYGRNSEPIRGYMLTYIIAIGFILIAELNAIAPIISNFFLCSYALINFSCFHASITNSPGWRPSFRYYSKWAALFGATVSVVIMFLLTWWAALIAFGIVIFLLGYVLYKKPDVNWGSSMQASSYNMALNYSVGLSEVDEHIKNYRPQCLVLTGPPNFRPALVDFVGTFTKNLSLMLCGNVLIGPRKQKMPESRLMADGHTKWLVKRKIKAFYTDVVAEDLRIGVQMLIQAAGLGKMRPNILVLGYKRNWQMASPQSLEDYVGILHDAFDFKYGVCLMRMKEGLNVSRVMQAHINPTFEAAEHPEENGISGRAALGTADPIALAGEQQASTIFQSEQGKKTIDIYWLFDDGGLTLLIPYLLGRKKRWGKCKIRVFVGGQINRMDEERKAIVSLLSKFRLGFHEVHILPDINQKPRPEHIKRFDDLIAPFRLNDGFKDEATVNEMRQGCPWKISDEEVDKNRAKSLRQVRLNEILLDYSRDAALIAITLPIGRKGRCPSSLYMAWLETLSQDLRPPIILTRGNQENVLTFYCQ
- the SLC12A3 gene encoding solute carrier family 12 member 3 isoform X2, producing the protein MAELPVPELPAAPARCSGRFTISTLLGMEEGGWGPYAPAEGAGCDSAHPTHLSGGTLCTRTFGYNTVDVVPAYEHYANSKGVRDAGKGRPSLADLHSILKPDPGHLRTPVSDPQRSNGLPEPGPEEAAGEPGRAPTPEPVRFGWVKGVMIRCMLNIWGVILYLRLPWITAQAGIALTWLIILMSVTVTTITGLSISAISTNGKVKSGGTYFLISRSLGPELGGSIGLIFAFANAVAVAMHTVGFAETVRDLLQEHNSLIVDPTNDIRIIGVVTVTVLLGISLAGMEWEAKAQILFFLVILVSFINYLVGTVIPATAEKQAKGFFSYRADIFAQNFVPSWRGPEGSFFGLFSIFFPSATGILAGANISGDLKDPAVAIPKGTLMAIFWTTVSYLVLSATIGACVVRDASGSLNDSVPLGSPGCEGLACGYGWNFTACAQRQSCRYGLSNYYQSMSMVSGFGPLITAGIFGATLSSALACLVSAPKVFQCLCKDQLYPLIGFFGKGYGRNSEPIRGYMLTYIIAIGFILIAELNAIAPIISNFFLCSYALINFSCFHASITNSPGWRPSFRYYSKWAALFGATVSVVIMFLLTWWAALIAFGIVIFLLGYVLYKKPDVNWGSSMQASSYNMALNYSVGLSEVDEHIKNYRPQCLVLTGPPNFRPALVDFVGTFTKNLSLMLCGNVLIGPRKQKMPESRLMADGHTKWLVKRKIKAFYTDVVAEDLRIGVQMLIQAAGLGKMRPNILVLGYKRNWQMASPQSLEDYVGILHDAFDFKYGVCLMRMKEGLNVSRVMQAHINPTFEAAEHPEENGISGRAALGTGTADPIALAGEQQASTIFQSEQGKKTIDIYWLFDDGGLTLLIPYLLGRKKRWGKCKIRVFVGGQINRMDEERKAIVSLLSKFRLGFHEVHILPDINQKPRPEHIKRFDDLIAPFRLNDGFKDEATVNEMRQGCPWKISDEEVDKNRAKSLRQVRLNEILLDYSRDAALIAITLPIGRKGRCPSSLYMAWLETLSQDLRPPIILTRGNQENVLTFYCQ